The following coding sequences lie in one Arachis hypogaea cultivar Tifrunner chromosome 9, arahy.Tifrunner.gnm2.J5K5, whole genome shotgun sequence genomic window:
- the LOC112710162 gene encoding disease resistance protein RML1B — protein MENYKAKFMCSYGGKIQRNTLDHTKLSYVGGHTKILYVHRTTITFPAMLAKLATLCNAASASADVSFKYQLPGEDLDSLISVTDDDDLENMMIEYDQLHSASPKTARMRLFLFPNLPLDSAAASSEPEPDPAVRQLQLPPPPPPPPSSSLSSRLVGPLSTHGKYDVFISFRGEDTRTNFTCHLHEALCRKRIKTFIDYELHKGDEISPSLFRAIEDSYVSVIVFSENYADSKWCLEELVRILECRKEYGQVVIPVFYEIDPSHVRKQNGSYKEAFEKKHMQNSMLDINKIQKWKDALAEAADLAGWDSHSRSYRDDTELIQRIVKDVLQKLIYHYPPNDFNGLVGIQEKSAPLESLLREARSVGIWGIGGIGKTTIARYIFDKYSHGFEGSCFLENIRERSGDHVQGLHDLRDQLYSVLLNEKVRQSSTAKSTFVECRIRRQSNFIVLDDVSSSKQLKYLVGELESYGPGSKIIITTRDKSVLQNRRVEKIHEVEGLDSPTSLTLFSLNAFNEDSPEVGYKELSRRAVNYCKGVPLALVVLGSFLHSKTEAEWGSALNKIEKIPNEEIQTVLRLSYDELDYEEQQIFLDIACFLKGELKENIVSLLDSCSLYPVIGMRSLLDKALITISNDSVGMHDLIQQMGWEIVRQESIENPEDRSRLWDLDDTCDVLKNNKGTGAIQGMKLDTYQIRQNLSLSVDTFKKMPNLKYLKFFISIRDHGKLSGLQLPEELESFSEKLRHLEWHAYPLPSLPSNFCPEKLVTLRMPNGQFRRLWNKVQDLVNLKDVNLAGCQELVELPDLSKAKNLRNVDLFGCRSLSNIHPSILSCSTLERLDLTGCSKLETLESQTHFKSLWHLNVSGCKSLAKFSVSSEEVEVLDLMMGVKVLHPSIGRFSKARILHVDGHRLENLPKELSCLKSLETLSLHRCSHVSSKENLHLVFNGLQSLRELYFMDCHYLFELPDNINQLSSLQKLALDGSYVVRLPETIKHLSALETLSLKGCRRLQSLPELPSSIIRLEADNCTLLPIASSSLTNFRPKEDGRSDDSFHNCVNFHVQKHTDSFHQYLRDLAHRYELRRIKRRGGGGRRAMFADINFRIFYQDHRIPKWFTYQTKGASITFELDQPYDLCSSFVLCVVIAPGWPSPIKYGLILQYQCHLEDSDMNKYSTSKILLDDVPAERDFDHIYMSLDRGGIIEAIKAYKLKYGSHSVSECYNNLKVTIEFYFYCCTFQWNQDHDWLIRECAVYPLVAPDSRLKQVELELELGMENKRPRGILEMEHTEGGVGVGSSSDRGPLPSTKKLKELC, from the exons ATGGAGAACTACAAGGCAAAATTCATGTGCAGCTACGGCGGCAAGATTCAACGCAACACACTCGACCACACTAAGCTCTCCTACGTCGGCGGCCACACCAAGATCCTCTACGTCCACCGCACCACCATAACCTTCCCCGCAATGCTCGCCAAGCTTGCCACCCTCTGCAATGCCGCCTCCGCCTCCGCCGACGTCTCCTTCAAGTACCAGCTTCCCGGCGAGGATCTCGACTCCCTTATCTCCGTCACCGACGATGACGACCTCGAAAACATGATGATCGAGTACGATCAACTCCACAGTGCTTCTCCTAAAACTGCTCGCATGCGACTCTTCCTCTTCCCCAACCTCCCTCTTGATTCTGCTGCCGCTTCATCTGAACCCGAACCCGACCCGGCCGTAAGGCAGTTAcagcttcctcctcctcctccacctcctccttcttcttcattatcttcCCGTTTGGTTGGTCCGTTGAGTACTCATGGAAAGTACGATGTGTTTATCAGTTTTAGGGGTGAGGACACGCGCACCAACTTTACTTGCCATCTTCACGAAGCACTGTGCAGAAAGCGAATAAAGACCTTCATCGATTACGAGCTTCACAAAGGCGATGAGATCTCGCCGTCGCTCTTTCGCGCAATCGAGGATTCGTATGTGTCTGTTATCGTCTTCTCGGAGAACTATGCTGACTCCAAGTGGTGCCTTGAAGAACTCGTGAGGATATTGGAGTGTAGAAAAGAATATGGACAGGTTGTTATACCTGTGTTCTATGAGATTGATCCATCACATGTAAGGAAGCAGAATGGAAGTTACAAAGAAGCGTTTGAGAAGAAGCACATGCAAAATTCCATGCTTGATATAAACAAGATTCAAAAATGGAAGGATGCTCTGGCTGAAGCAGCTGATTTGGCTGGCTGGGATTCTCACTCTCGCTCCTATAG GGATGACACTGAACTCATTCAAAGGATTGTCAAAGACGTTTTGCAAAAGCTAATTTACCATTACCCACCCAATGATTTTAACGGCCTTGTTGGTATTCAGGAAAAGTCTGCCCCTTTAGAATCACTACTAAGAGAAGCTCGATCGGTTGGTATATGGGGGATAGGTGGGATAGGCAAAACAACTATTGCGAGATATATATTTGACAAATACTCTCATGGGTTCGAAGGTTCATGCTTCTTGGAAAATATACGGGAAAGATCAGGAGATCATGTGCAAGGACTACATGATTTACGTGATCAACTTTACTCAGTGCTGTTGAATGAAAAAGTTCGCCAAAGTAGCACAGCAAAATCAACTTTTGTTGAGTGCAGGATCCGCAGACAAAGCAATTTCATAGTTCTTGATGATGTGAGTAGTTCAAAGCAGTTGAAATACCTGGTTGGGGAGCTTGAATCCTATGGTCCAGGTAGTAAGATCATCATTACAACTAGAGATAAAAGTGTGCTGCAAAACCGGAGAGTTGAGAAAATACATGAGGTGGAGGGGTTAGATTCCCCTACATCCCTAACATTGTTCAGCTTGAATGCATTTAATGAAGACTCTCCTGAAGTGGGATATAAAGAGCTGTCAAGAAGGGCAGTTAACTATTGCAAAGGTGTCCCCCTAGCCTTAGTAGTGTTGGGTTCTTTCCTTCATTCTAAAACTGAAGCTGAATGGGGAAGTGCGCTGAACAAAATCGAGAAGATTCCCAATGAAGAAATTCAAACTGTGCTAAGGTTGAGTTATGATGAGTTAGATTATGAGGAGCAACAAATATTTCTAGACATTGCGTGTTTTCTTAAGGGAGAGCTAAAAGAAAACATAGTTAGTCTATTAGACAGTTGCAGCCTCTATCCAGTTATTGGCATGAGATCCCTTCTTGATAAGGCTCTCATAACTATATCTAATGATTCTGTAGGGATGCATGACTTGATACAACAAATGGGTTGGGAGATCGTTCGTCAAGAATCTATTGAAAATCCTGAAGATCGTAGTCGCCTGTGGGATCTTGACGATACTTGTGATGTTCTCAAAAACAATAAG GGCACTGGTGCAATTCAAGGCATGAAGTTAGATACATATCAAATTCGACAAAACCTAAGCTTGAGTGTTGACACTTTCAAAAAGATGCCTAATCTAAAATATCTCAAATTCTTTATCTCCATAAGGGATCATGGCAAATTATCTGGTCTGCAGCTTCCTGAGGAGTTGGAGTCTTTTTCTGAGAAATTAAGGCACCTTGAGTGGCATGCATATCCTTTGCCTTCTCTACCGTCAAATTTTTGTCCTGAAAAGCTTGTCACTCTTCGAATGCCTAATGGTCAATTTAGAAGACTCTGGAACAAAGTGCAG GATCTTGTTAATCTGAAGGATGTAAACCTAGCTGGATGCCAAGAATTGGTGGAGCTCCCTGATCTGTCTAAGGCAAAAAATCTTAGAAATGTGGATCTCTTTGGCTGTAGAAGTTTAAGCAACATCCATCCATCCATTTTATCTTGCAGCACACTTGAGCGTTTGGATCTAACTGGCTGCTCAAAGCTTGAGACGCTTGAAAGCCAGACTCATTTTAAATCACTTTGGCACCTCAATGTCAGTGGCTGCAAAAGTCTAGCTAAATTTTCTGTGTCTTCAGAAGAAGTTGAAGTCTTGGATTTAATGATGGGAGTCAAAGTGTTACACCCATCCATTGGGCGTTTCAGCAAAGCAAGAATCTTACATGTCGATGGGCATCGACTTGAGAATCTTCCAAAGGAATTGTCTTGTTTGAAATCTCTTGAGACGCTTTCGCTACATAGATGCAGCCATGTAAGCTCCAAAGAAAACCTGCATCTCGTGTTTAATGGCTTGCAATCATTGCGTGAACTGTATTTTATGGACTGTCATTACTTGTTTGAGCTCCCCGACAATATCAACCAGCTATCGTCGCTACAAAAGTTAGCTTTGGATGGAAGCTATGTGGTGAGGTTGCCGGAGACCATCAAGCATCTTTCAGCACTGGAAACATTGTCATTAAAGGGTTGCAGGAGGCTTCAATCTTTGCCAGAGCTTCCATCATCCATTATTCGTTTGGAAGCAGACAACTGCACATTGTTGCCCATAGCATCATCAAGTTTAACAAATTTTAGGCCGAAAGAAGATGGCAGAAGTGATGATTCCTTTCATAATTGTGTGAATTTCCATGTACAGAAACATACTGATTCATTCCATCAATATTTAAGGGACTTAGCGCACCGATATGAGTTAAGAAGGATTAAAAGAAGAGGAGGGGGAGGACGAAGAGCAATGTTTGCAGATATCAATTTCAGAATCTTCTACCAAGACCACAGAATACCAAAGTGGTTCACGTATCAAACAAAGGGAGCTTCCATAACTTTTGAACTTGATCAGCCTTATGATCTCTGTTCTAGTTTCGTTCTCTGCGTTGTTATCGCACCCGGTTGGCCTTCCCCAATCAAATATGGCCTTATTCTTCAGTATCAATGCCACTTGGAAGATAGTGACATGAACAAATATTCAACTAGTAAAATTCTTCTTGATGACGTTCCTGCAGAACGGGATTTTGATCATATTTATATGTCACTTGACCGTGGTGGCATCATAGAGGCAATTAAggcatacaaattaaaatacggGAGTCACAGCGTCAGCGAGTGTTACAATAACCTAAAGGTCACAATTGAATTCTATTTCTACTGTTGCACATTTCAGTGGAATCAGGATCATGACTGGTTGATCAGAGAGTGTGCGGTTTATCCACTTGTTGCCCCTGATTCTCGGTTGAAGCAGGTGGAATTGGAATTGGAGCTGGGCATGGAAAACAAAAGGCCTAGGGGTATTCTTGAGATGGAGCATACTGAAGGTGGGGTTGGAGTTGGAAGCTCCAGTGACCGAGGACCACTCCCTTCCACAAAGAAACTCAAAGAACTTTGCTAG
- the LOC140175038 gene encoding putative wall-associated receptor kinase-like 16: MHEIGLDLYYLDPEYIHTGQLTENSDVYSFGVVLAELIIGEKTIQVEKPEGGFPLLAKQFILTLEKNSWLDILETGIVNKENEDEFIQVALLAAKCLRLHAKERPSMGMVAMKLKNIREKHQIKHNSDLCLTKSLRLFDDDPSGTFEHGSSSTSSVQHSGYESCTDSMQDGLYSVI, from the coding sequence ATGCATGAAATTGGATTAGATCTTTATTATTTGGACCCAGAGTATATTCACACAGGCCAACTTACTGAGAACAGTGATGTGTATAGTTTTGGTGTCGTGCTCGCGGAACTGATAATAGGGGAGAAAACAATTCAGGTTGAGAAACCAGAAGGGGGATTTCCCCTTCTTGCTAAGCAGTTCATCTTAACCTTGGAAAAGAATAGCTGGCTTGATATTCTTGAAACTGGGATTGTGAATAAAGAAAATGAAGACGAATTCATCCAAGTTGCTCTACTTGCAGCAAAGTGTTTGAGACTTCATGCAAAAGAAAGGCCTAGCATGGGAATGGTTGCAATGAAGTTGAAGAATATAAGAGAGAAGCATCAAATCAAACACAATTCAGACCTATGTTTGACCAAGAGTCTTCGCTTGTTTGACGATGATCCATCTGGCACATTTGAGCATGGCAGTAGTAGCACTAGCAGTGTCCAACACAGTGGCTACGAATCGTGTACCGATTCAATGCAAGATGGATTGTATTCAGTAATATAA
- the LOC112710164 gene encoding wall-associated receptor kinase 2: MPALISKVGREDHNQDNNRVRKQGNEARLPIGTAFVTSKEENSVGSVGCDTYGFINNIIHGSIENTTGCLTRCNNMADIQNDESCTGIGCCKVDIPLATKNNNISIKANSFSNFNTSWGFNNCSYSFMAKKGGYEFSVSHLMKGASLERVPMVIDWSVGEQGREVSRQNIYRHICRGNSSCQDSNNGFGYRFRCNKGFEGNPYHLEGCRDNTHNCISEHHCRETEGSFECFCPAGESGDGKREGKGCHRSLVLTKGAIIGLGVGLLILIVGAFCIHLRYLKRKLINLKDKFFKKKWWSHFTTKAFKC, encoded by the exons ATGCCTGCTTTGATTTCCAAGGTAGGTAGAGAAGATCACAACCAAGATAATAACAGAGTAAGAAAACAAGGCAACGAAGCCAGGCTTCCTATAGGGACGGCGTTCGTGACTTCTAAGGAAGAAAACAGCGTCGGAAGTGTAGGGTGTGACACTTACGGGTTCATCAATAATATTATTCATGGCAGCATAGAGAACACAACAGGGTGCTTGACAAGGTGCAATAACATGGCTGATATTCAAAACGATGAGAGTTGCACGGGGATAGGGTGCTGTAAGGTGGATATTCCTCTTGCCACGAAGAACAATAATATAAGCATAAAGGCGAATAGCTTCTCCAATTTCAACACATCGTGGGGATTTAACAACTGCAGCTACTCCTTTATGGCCAAAAAGGGTGGCTACGAATTTTCGGTGAGTCATTTGATGAAGGGTGCATCGTTGGAGAGGGTTCCCATGGTTATTGATTGGAGCGTTGGAGAACAGGGTCGTGAAGTTTCCCGCCAAAACATCTATCGGCATATATGCAGGGGTAATAGCAGTTGCCAGGATTCCAACAATGGATTTGGTTACCGATTCAGATGTAACAAAGGCTTCGAGGGAAATCCATACCATCTGGAAGGTTGCCGAG ATAACACCCATAATTGCATCAGTGAACATCATTGCCGTGAAACTGAAGGGTCGTTCGAGTGCTTTTGTCCTGCTGGGGAATCTGGAGATGGAAAAAGGGAAGGTAAAGGATGCCACCGAAGCCTTGTACTTACCAAGGGTGCAATAATTG GTTTAGGCGTTGGACTTCTAATCCTGATTGTAGGAGCTTTTTGCATACACCTGAGGTATCTGAAAAGAAAACTAATCAACTTGAAAGACAAGTTCTTCAAAAAAAAATGGTGGTCCCATTTTACAACAAAAGCTTTTAAATGCTAA